A genomic stretch from Poecilia reticulata strain Guanapo linkage group LG20, Guppy_female_1.0+MT, whole genome shotgun sequence includes:
- the plcxd2 gene encoding PI-PLC X domain-containing protein 3 isoform X2, producing MRTRPAGIGNVHADWMGSLPSILSAMPLKHLAVPGSHDSFTFWVDVHAPVGPDQKSYVKYLATMFSVLAKKVMVKWSMTQNLTFREQLDAGIRYFDLRVSSKPGEPGNEIYFIHGLFGHKVRDGLLEINSFLNRHKKEEVFGSKLCSDCAVENITLNYLWEKKYQVIVFYHHPSAQGIPVMWPGNKIPAPWANTTEPNKLIQFLETTLKERNKQGSFHVTQAILTPTANTVAKGLVWGLREYLVERNLPTIMSWVQSQRPGVDGVNIVTSDFVELTDFANIVIKLNNLLLSESERKPR from the exons ATGAGGACGAGACCTGCTGGGATTGGCAATGTCCATGCCGACTGGATGGGTTCGCTTCCCTCCATACTCAGTGCCATGCCTCTCAAGCATCTTGCTGTGCCAG GTTCTCATGACTCCTTCACCTTCTGGGTGGATGTGCACGCCCCGGTGGGCCCTGATCAGAAATCTTATGTAAAGTACCTAGCCACCATGTTCAGCGTACTAGCCAAGAAAGTCATGGTGAAGTGGTCAATGACACAG AACCTGACATTCAGGGAGCAATTAGATGCAGGAATTCGTTACTTCGATCTCAGGGTGTCTTCTAAACCAGGTGAGCCTGGAAATGAGATCTACTTCATCCATGGCCTCTTTGGACACAAA GTGAGAGACGGCCTGTTGGAAATTAACTCCTTTTTGAACAGACACAAGAAAGAG GAAGTGTTTGGCAGCAAGCTGTGCAGCGACTGCGCAGTGGAGAACATTACTCTGAACTACCTGTGGGAGAAGAAATACCAG GTCATTGTGTTCTACCATCACCCATCAGCTCAAGGTATCCCTGTGATGTGGCCTGGAAATAAAATCCCTGCTCCTTGGGCAAACACCACTGAGCCCAACAAGCTTATACAA TTTCTGGAAACcacattaaaagaaagaaacaaacagggATCCTTCCATGTCACCCAAGCCATTCTCACTCCTACGGCCAACACTGTAGCCAAAGGTTTGGTGTGGGGACTGCGTGAATACCTGGTAGAAAG AAACCTGCCAACCATAATGTCTTGGGTTCAGAGTCAACGGCCAGGAGTGGACGGAGTCAACATCGTCACCTCGGACTTTGTGGAGCTCACTGACTTTGCCAACATTGTGATTAAACTCAACAACCTGCTGCTGTCTGAGTCAGAACGCAAACCCAGATGA
- the plcxd2 gene encoding PI-PLC X domain-containing protein 3 isoform X1 yields MRTRPAGIGNVHADWMGSLPSILSAMPLKHLAVPGSHDSFTFWVDVHAPVGPDQKSYVKYLATMFSVLAKKVMVKWSMTQNLTFREQLDAGIRYFDLRVSSKPGEPGNEIYFIHGLFGHKVRDGLLEINSFLNRHKKEVVFLDFNHYYAMDEDHHVYLIRMLQEVFGSKLCSDCAVENITLNYLWEKKYQVIVFYHHPSAQGIPVMWPGNKIPAPWANTTEPNKLIQFLETTLKERNKQGSFHVTQAILTPTANTVAKGLVWGLREYLVERNLPTIMSWVQSQRPGVDGVNIVTSDFVELTDFANIVIKLNNLLLSESERKPR; encoded by the exons ATGAGGACGAGACCTGCTGGGATTGGCAATGTCCATGCCGACTGGATGGGTTCGCTTCCCTCCATACTCAGTGCCATGCCTCTCAAGCATCTTGCTGTGCCAG GTTCTCATGACTCCTTCACCTTCTGGGTGGATGTGCACGCCCCGGTGGGCCCTGATCAGAAATCTTATGTAAAGTACCTAGCCACCATGTTCAGCGTACTAGCCAAGAAAGTCATGGTGAAGTGGTCAATGACACAG AACCTGACATTCAGGGAGCAATTAGATGCAGGAATTCGTTACTTCGATCTCAGGGTGTCTTCTAAACCAGGTGAGCCTGGAAATGAGATCTACTTCATCCATGGCCTCTTTGGACACAAA GTGAGAGACGGCCTGTTGGAAATTAACTCCTTTTTGAACAGACACAAGAAAGAG GTCGTGTTTTTGGACTTCAATCATTACTACGCGATGGATGAAGATCACCATGTGTACCTCATCCGTATGCTACAGGAAGTGTTTGGCAGCAAGCTGTGCAGCGACTGCGCAGTGGAGAACATTACTCTGAACTACCTGTGGGAGAAGAAATACCAG GTCATTGTGTTCTACCATCACCCATCAGCTCAAGGTATCCCTGTGATGTGGCCTGGAAATAAAATCCCTGCTCCTTGGGCAAACACCACTGAGCCCAACAAGCTTATACAA TTTCTGGAAACcacattaaaagaaagaaacaaacagggATCCTTCCATGTCACCCAAGCCATTCTCACTCCTACGGCCAACACTGTAGCCAAAGGTTTGGTGTGGGGACTGCGTGAATACCTGGTAGAAAG AAACCTGCCAACCATAATGTCTTGGGTTCAGAGTCAACGGCCAGGAGTGGACGGAGTCAACATCGTCACCTCGGACTTTGTGGAGCTCACTGACTTTGCCAACATTGTGATTAAACTCAACAACCTGCTGCTGTCTGAGTCAGAACGCAAACCCAGATGA